The Glycine soja cultivar W05 chromosome 15, ASM419377v2, whole genome shotgun sequence region GAAGGGGAGCAACAAGCCATAGCAAGTTGAAAGACTTTGAGAATGCATTCTTCCGTCACTGGAATGTTATCATCTCTGCTGTTCCTGAGAAGAAAGGCAGGTTGGTATAAATCAGCAATTCTGTGTCCAAGGACTGCATTTCTCATGAAATTTGGCAGATAGAAATCCTCATCAGGAGTCGGATGCTCGTTGATAGGTTCCTTTCCTGAAAGCAATTCCAGCAAGATCACACCGAGGCTATATATATCAGTCACTTCACTAGCATCCTTCATTTTGATGAGCTCAGGTGCCTTGTAACCCTGAGCTGCTGAATTTTCAAGCATTTCTTGGCCAGCAGTAGGATTCAGCAGAAGATGTAGCCCGGAATCCGAGATGTATGGCTGGTAGGAGCGGTCCAAAAGGATGTTTTTAGACTTGAGGTTTCCATGGATAATAGGCTTCTCCTGTGATGTGTGAAGATGCTCTAATCCTTTGGCTATACCAATGGATATTCTACATATGTTAGACCATTTGTAGCACTCTCCATTTCCATCTGCTAAGTGAACTTCTTTGAtcaataaatgaaatatataattcaaaacaaaaatcaatctCTAAATTGTGAAGAGTAGGACTAATGAATCAAATATCCAGGTTTGAAATCTTCTGCCTAGCTATTTGATCACTTGCCCCTCTTAATGAACATATTTCCTAgtctaattagaaattaaattaaaagatgaatgaATACCAATGCCATCAAAATGACCTAaacacaagaaaattaaaattgagtaGTGTTAATATCAGCTTGGAAAATGTTACTAAAGCAGAAAGAAAGAGATGTATTCCTGCTTTCTGTCACTAGAAAAGAATAGTCTATTTCGTTAAAGTACACatcaaaccaaaaataaaagatttacatAATTCCTATACTGCttccttttaaaataataaaacaaaaacaaacaatacaTATTCCAACCCAACATCCTCTCTACTGTGCAAATACCATTCGCTTGTCTGATAAAGTAACCATTAACATTTACTGTCAAcacaaaaacttgatgcttCTTTATCAATGTTTCTTCTTTAATTCCCAAATCCCCACAATTCAACATTCCCCATCTCCTAAGAAAAACCCAACAGTGAAACAGTTTAAGCAGTGAATGATTTGCCACAAGCCTAACACGAAAACGTAACAGCAAAACAGATTAGGCGGTGAGTGAATGATTTTCAAATCCATTAGAGATCAATCTTTGCCACAAGCCTTTAACAAGCCCATTATTATATTGCTAAAATCAGGACACAACACCAAAAAGAACATCTACATAGAAACAAGACACACAAAGAACAACATTTATTTACCTCTTATGTATTGAGTGAGACTCCCATGCCTATAGAAGGGATGAACAAGAAGCTTCTCACCCCTTGGCCCAGTGTAGAACCCGAGAAGAGGAACCAAGTTAGGGTGCCTTATCCTTCCAAGAAATTGAATCATCTCATCCAATTCCTCACCCCTTGCAGTGCACACTGGCCTCAGAAACCTAAGCAGCCTCACCTTGTTGCTCCTCTGCAACAAAGCCTTGTACAGTGTTCCATAGTTGGATTTTCCAATCACTTCACCAGGAGCATCCAAAATGTCACATATTGTAAGGTCCTCTCCACCTTGAAAGATCATCAAATCCTCCTTCTGTGCCACATCCTCCTCCTTGTGTTCTGAACTCTCAATGTCTTTACTCTCATCATACTTTGACACCCTTCTCTTGCAATAGAACACATAAACtgcaacaaaaactaaaaaagtagCTGAAGCTAGTCCAAGCACTAGTATCAACATGGAGGGGTTGGTTCTTTTTCCTTGTTTCACTGAAAAATCTGATCTTTTCAGTGGACTCAATGAGACATAATAAGAGGGTCTAGATAAATGAGATAATTAAGATCTGGGGTTGTATAGTGTCATGAGAGAGATTGAAAGGAGGCACATGTTGATGGAAAAGTGGACTAATTTTTGGATGGGAAAATGTTGATGATAATATTCCCGTGTGGGTGTATAGGACAAGGAGAAGCATGGTTAAGGGAAACTTTGTGGTTTTGTTGTGGAACCCAATTTTTTTAAGGTGGTGGGAAATTAGTACTTACATGAGGTGGTGGCTCAGCTAAAGTGTGCAATAATTGAAGCAGAAATGGACATAAGAGAAGGTTAAGTTGGCATGAATGGGTGAAGGTTTGTGATTGGAAAATGTGAAAAGAGTTGGAACATACACGATGGATGAAAATGGAAAGACCGAATGAATGTGAATGCAATGTGAGACAGATCTACGGCATGCGATGGTTCTATCCTCAACTTTTTACTCTCGTGTCTCTGCTGATGTTATGTTATGTGATGATGTGAAAATTACTAAGTTGCCACATACCACAAGGACCAACAGGGGTGCTTTTATTATTGGGGTGAGTCCTAGATTTATACTTGAAAagtttggtgcccaaaatatcATTACTACATCATGTACAAAGAGAAAATAGGATCTCAACCAAGTGTAAAATATTTCTACGTTATTGTTATtcaataaattcattttatattgatttatttttgaaaaattaattttatatgatttttaagattatAAATATTGGTGGAGTTGTACATATAAATAttgtttgtataattttttgttttaatttaaatatactgatagtataaatgattatattcaaatgataaaatgtcttataagataagattgttaacttgttataatttcaaatcatataaatataggtggagttatatatatatatatatatatatactaataatatataaattaaattcttattgtttcaaataaatataattgaaatacattaatatatgactgtatatgtaaaaaaaaaaaagtctttcaaGTAAAAAACTGAGTCAATCACTCAATTAATTAGACTGATTTCTTattaattgagaatttaaaacttttttaagtttgtcaaaattattttttaaatactaaacacattagtttttaaaaaagactAACATGACTGTATATgtacttataattataattcttaAGAATTAAGCTAggaattttatacttttaaaaaagacTAATGCCTCACGAGCTGTTAAGTCTTTGGGAAAAGGATTTTAAAGATTTTCTCTATTTGTGTCTGTGGATGAGAGAGAATACGAGTGTGATTTGGAATCTTGGTGGAATATAATTGCTGGATTTGTGAGATTCAATTATGGATGAATGAAAGGGATTTCAACTGGCATACTTAAACGTGTATTTCAATTATGGATGAACGAAAGGGATTTAAACTGACATACTTAAACGTGtatctttcatttttctatAAGACAGGGATGTATGAAAGGGACAATATTGTTGAGCAGTAAATGTATTTACTTTATGAAATGCACATTTCTCAATACAAAAGAAGGCAAATTTTTCCAATGGGTGCTTTTACAAAGTATTTCCCCAAATGGAgttcttttgaaatattttacatAGGGGGTTGTTTTCTACGTAAACTGCATGGGAAACATAGCAAACCGCCATTGCCAATGGCGAGTTTGCTGAGCATCTCCCACGTGGCAAGGAAAACGCCAGTGGTGATGGCGATTTCATGCCACCTGCAAGTCGCCAGCTCTTCTGGCGAGTCTGGGCTCAGGTAAGTAAATCGTCAGTCAAACTGGCGGTTTTGCTTTTGTAGGGTTGTTCCAGCTTTTTCAGATGAAGGCATGTTTTTTAGGTTGTTCCAGCTTTTTTTCAGATGAAAGAGAAGGCACGTTTTTCAGGTAGGGGAGTTGCAACTGTCATTGGCAACTTGAGGGCAAGTTGCAACTTCCACCAGCGAGTTAGGGCAGAAGAATTAGCCTCTGCTGATGGCGATTTAAGGGCTATATATACCCTAAATTCATCTCAACGTTGCTGCGtgctcaaattttaaaaaatctcaaCGTTGTTGCGTGctcaaatttcagtttttaaaattatgattgttTAGGAATTTCGCTTATTTGCTTCTTCAACGTTGCTCTACTCAGATTTAAGGGCTTTATATACACGAAATTCATCTCAACGTTGTTGTGTACTAagatttcagtttttaaaattgtgaGTGTTTAGGAATTCTGCATAAAGTTTTGTATTTGcttgttcaattttaaatatttgaatgaggctataatttgtgttataatttttttttcaaaactatgaGTGTTTAGGGATTTATCAGCATAAAGTTTGATATTTGAGGCTTAAAGATAATTCCCTTGAAATTTGTAGATGCCCTTGTTTGATTTTGCGCTCAACTTCACACAGTTATTATTCATGTttgcattattttaaaattttcataataaattcatttattgtgttattcacaaggaggaaaaaaaaacaataatacttACCATACAACAAATTTTTTAGTATCATTAATATAGGTTATGTTTGACTAGAATAAAAGCGTGCATTTTgaaattatgttaaatttaaacataCTACTTTATTTATAGGTtactaaagtttttttaataaaataaatatgaaaacatgattagtgtaaattatttatattattacttaaaaaataatatgtttctttattgaaagtaaaaataacatgttcttatatatattaaaaaaattataattgataatacgTTCCTTCTTTGGAAGTCAAAATAATACGTTACTTTTtcgaaattaataatttgtgttataattttatgtaagtAATTATTTATAGCAGTTTGAATgtatagtttttattaattttatcattaaattagatttatattttatcttgtaatttccagtaaaataatttgtatgataatttttttatgtaatcttTAATTAGAAGTAGATTTTtgcttta contains the following coding sequences:
- the LOC114388586 gene encoding putative kinase-like protein TMKL1; this encodes MLILVLGLASATFLVFVAVYVFYCKRRVSKYDESKDIESSEHKEEDVAQKEDLMIFQGGEDLTICDILDAPGEVIGKSNYGTLYKALLQRSNKVRLLRFLRPVCTARGEELDEMIQFLGRIRHPNLVPLLGFYTGPRGEKLLVHPFYRHGSLTQYIRDGNGECYKWSNICRISIGIAKGLEHLHTSQEKPIIHGNLKSKNILLDRSYQPYISDSGLHLLLNPTAGQEMLENSAAQGYKAPELIKMKDASEVTDIYSLGVILLELLSGKEPINEHPTPDEDFYLPNFMRNAVLGHRIADLYQPAFLLRNSRDDNIPVTEECILKVFQLAMACCSPSPSVRPNIKQVLKKLEEIMF